One genomic region from Amaranthus tricolor cultivar Red isolate AtriRed21 chromosome 12, ASM2621246v1, whole genome shotgun sequence encodes:
- the LOC130828608 gene encoding uncharacterized protein LOC130828608, protein MGLQIGVSDADETREYVDWILKLGDRKIGEPNDGEVVIDILDDILIKDVEDPIASTVRSTYPNLIDVLSDSIIFHDRAILARKNDIVATVNDYVLPLIPSEEKVYLSSDSINKTNSFVNQHTDVFLVLCHPLPRVVTSLRSPGYFLKDVRNMQ, encoded by the exons atggggCTTCAAATTGGCGTAAGTGATGCTGATGAAACTCGCGAATATGTAGACTGGATACTTAAACTTGGTGATCGTAAAATCGGGGAACCTAATGATGGTGAAGTTGTAATCGACATCCTAGATGATATTTTGATTAAGGATGTAGAAGATCCTATTGCATCAACCGTTCGTAGCACATATCCTAATCTAATAGATGTATTAAGTGATAGTATCATTTTCCATGATAGAGCTATCTTAGCTCGCAAAAATGATATTGTTGCTACAGTTAATGATTATGTATTGCCGTTAATACCTAGTGAGGAGAAGGTTTACTTGAGCTCGGATTCAATCAATAAAACTAATAGTTTTGTGAACCAACATACTGATGTATTCTTAGT GCTATGCCACCCACTACCTAGAGTGGTCACAAGTCTACGCTCCCCGGGTTATTTCTTGAAAGATGTGAGAAATATGCAATGA
- the LOC130828836 gene encoding beta-glucuronosyltransferase GlcAT14B-like, whose translation MPLELEHCTNNANRTSIIHNNKVMDLSNRIPQIQKRKKWFFLLVLLPLLVLLSLFTSYNSKTQFYKTSFNQNSVLKTPEFVETKMRISGTSKNSVPKIAYLISGSRGDGDSLKRTLKALYHPWNQYAVHLDLEAPPDERLDLMDFVEKESVFREVGNVRVVAKSNLVTYRGPTMVSNTLHAMAILLKEGGSWDWFINLSASDYPLVTQDDLLHVLSSVPRELNFIEHTSDIGWKEFQRARPILIDPGFYSSQKSDVFWVPEKRGLPTAFKLYTGSAWMMLSRPFVEYCIWGWDNLPRTVLMYYANFLSSPEGYFHTVICNVEEFKNTTVNHDLHFISWDNPPKQHPHFLTFEDYDRMVNSNAPFARKFGRKEAVLDKIDSELLRSNANGFVHGKWLVTENENDTVGSLSFRVINNTSEIQPGPGANRLKSFVEKLLSKENFHPRQCTLVKL comes from the exons ATGCCATTAGAATTGGAGCATTGCACCAACAATGCTAATAGAACTAGCATCATTCATAACAACAAGGTTATGGATTTAAGTAACAGAATTCCCCAAATTCAAAAGAGGAAAAAATGGTTCTTTTTATTGGTATTGCTTCCACTTTTAGTCTTACTATCTCTTTTCACATCATACAATTCAAAAACCCAATTTTACAAAACTTCATTTAATCAAAATTCTGTCTTGAAAACCCCTGAATTTGTAGAAACAAAGATGAGAATTTCAGGCACTTCTAAAAACTCAGTTCCTAAAATAGCTTATTTGATATCTGGTTCTAGAGGTGATGGTGATAGTTTGAAAAGAACATTGAAAGCTCTTTATCATCCATGGAATCAATATGCTGTTCATTTGGATTTAGAGGCTCCTCCTGATGAAAGATTGGATTTAATGGATTTTGTGGAGAAAGAAAGTGTTTTTAGAGAAGTGGGAAATGTTAGAGTTGTGGCAAAGAGTAATTTGGTAACTTATAGAGGGCCCACAATGGTGAGTAATACTCTTCATGCTATGGCAATTTTGTTGAAGGAAGGTGGGAGCTGGGATTGGTTTATCAATTTGAGTGCTTCTGATTATCCTCTTGTTACTCAGGATG ATTTGCTGCATGTATTATCAAGCGTACCGAGAGAACTTAATTTTATCGAGCATACTAGTGACATCGGGTGGAAAGA GTTCCAGagagcaagacctattttaattgACCCCGGTTTCTACAGCTCTCAAAAATCCGATGTCTTTTGGGTACCTGAAAAACGAGGCCTACCTACCGCATTCAAATTATACACAG GTTCTGCTTGGATGATGCTTTCTCGGCCTTTTGTTGAGTACTGCATATGGGGTTGGGATAACCTTCCTAGGACCGTTCTTATGTACTATGCCAATTTTCTTTCCTCGCCTGAAGGGTATTTCCATACTGTAATCTGCAATGTTGAGGAGTTCAAGAACACAACAGTGAATCACGACCTTCATTTCATTTCATGGGATAATCCTCCGAAACAACACCCACATTTTCTAACATTTGAAGATTACGACAGAATGGTGAACAGCAACGCACCCTTTGCAAGGAAGTTCGGCAGAAAGGAAGCAGTACTGGATAAGATCGACTCTGAGCTTCTACGAAGCAATGCCAACGGATTTGTGCATGGAAAATGGTTGGTGACGGAAAATGAGAATGATACTGTCGGTTCATTGTCGTTTAGAGTTATAAATAACACTTCTGAAATTCAGCCTGGTCCTGGTGCCAATAGGCTCAAATCTTTTGTCGAAAAACTTTTATCTAAAGAAAATTTTCATCCAAGGCAATGCACCTTGGTTAAATTATGA